The Mesorhizobium sp. M1D.F.Ca.ET.043.01.1.1 genome contains a region encoding:
- the sthA gene encoding Si-specific NAD(P)(+) transhydrogenase, translated as MDYDMLVIGSGPSGRRAAVQSAKLGKSVLVVDRGRRLGGVSVHTGTIPSKTLRETVLNLSGWRERGFYGRGYRVKQDISVSDLVERLHKTLDHEVEVLQHQFMRNAVKSARATAKFLGANKVSLTTDNGDYSEVGFANALIAAGTRPHRPRDVPFDRTRIFDSDEMLELDRLPRTLTVIGAGVIGVEYATIFSALDVPVTLVEPRNTILDFVDREIVDDFIHQMRDRGMTIRLGSTVKEIASKPDYAEVTLADGRTIRSEIVLYAAGRSGNLGSLGLDMVGIEADSRGRIKVDPQTFQTSVPNIYATGDVIGFPSLASTSMEQGRVAACHAFGVALPPPPETFPYGIYAVPEISTVGQSEEQVRESGIAYEVGVARFRETSRGHIMGVNSGFLKLLFSVENRRLLGAHIVGEGATELIHIGQAVINLGGTVDFFVNNTFNYPTLAEAYKIAGLDAWNRMGQG; from the coding sequence ATGGACTACGACATGCTTGTCATCGGCAGCGGCCCCTCCGGGCGCCGTGCCGCAGTGCAGTCGGCCAAGCTTGGCAAATCGGTTCTGGTGGTCGACCGAGGCCGGCGCCTCGGCGGCGTCTCCGTGCACACCGGCACCATCCCGTCGAAAACGCTGCGCGAAACGGTGCTCAACCTCTCCGGCTGGCGCGAGCGCGGCTTCTACGGGCGCGGCTACCGCGTAAAGCAGGACATTTCCGTCAGCGACCTCGTCGAGCGCCTGCACAAGACGCTCGACCACGAGGTCGAGGTTCTGCAGCACCAGTTCATGCGCAACGCGGTCAAGAGCGCGCGCGCCACGGCCAAGTTCCTTGGCGCCAACAAGGTCAGCCTGACCACCGACAATGGCGACTACAGCGAGGTCGGTTTCGCCAATGCGCTGATCGCGGCCGGCACCAGGCCGCACCGCCCGCGCGACGTGCCTTTCGACAGGACACGCATCTTCGACAGCGACGAGATGCTCGAACTCGACCGGCTGCCGCGCACTCTGACCGTCATCGGTGCCGGCGTCATCGGCGTCGAATACGCAACCATCTTTTCGGCGCTCGACGTGCCGGTGACGCTGGTCGAGCCGCGCAACACCATCCTCGATTTCGTCGACCGCGAAATCGTCGACGACTTCATCCACCAGATGCGGGACCGCGGCATGACCATCCGTCTCGGCAGCACGGTCAAGGAGATCGCCTCCAAGCCGGACTATGCCGAGGTGACGCTTGCCGATGGCCGCACCATCCGCTCCGAGATCGTGCTTTACGCCGCCGGCCGCAGCGGCAATCTCGGCAGCCTCGGCCTCGACATGGTCGGCATCGAGGCCGACAGTCGCGGCCGCATCAAGGTCGACCCGCAGACATTCCAGACCAGCGTGCCCAACATCTATGCCACCGGCGACGTCATCGGCTTCCCGAGCCTGGCCTCGACCTCGATGGAGCAGGGCAGGGTGGCCGCCTGCCACGCCTTTGGCGTAGCGCTGCCGCCGCCGCCAGAAACCTTTCCATACGGAATCTATGCCGTGCCTGAAATCTCCACCGTCGGCCAGTCGGAAGAGCAGGTGCGCGAGAGCGGGATCGCCTATGAGGTCGGCGTCGCGCGGTTTCGCGAAACCTCGCGCGGCCACATCATGGGCGTCAACTCAGGTTTCCTGAAACTTCTCTTTTCGGTCGAGAACCGCCGCCTGCTTGGGGCCCATATCGTCGGCGAGGGCGCGACCGAGCTGATCCATATCGGCCAGGCCGTGATCAATCTCGGCGGCACGGTCGACTTCTTCGTCAACAACACGTTCAACTATCCGACGCTGGCCGAAGCCTACAAGATCGCCGGCCTGGATGCCTGGAACCGGATGGGGCAGGGCTAG
- a CDS encoding RDD family protein — protein MNTRVLDGEIITTRFEDTRAYHGVRTRRVFAFILDYFIVALLTIPFAILVALLGLLTFGLGWALFSILVPAVAILYIWNTLGSRDQATTGMKIMGIRLDRLDGTRIDGLTAVVHSVLFWAANVILTPLVLLVTLFSDRKRTLHDLLLGTVVTRTDV, from the coding sequence ATGAACACGCGCGTGCTTGACGGCGAGATCATCACCACGAGGTTCGAGGACACGCGCGCCTATCACGGCGTGCGCACCAGGCGCGTCTTCGCCTTCATCCTCGACTATTTCATCGTTGCGCTGCTCACCATCCCCTTTGCCATATTGGTCGCCCTTCTCGGGCTTTTGACCTTCGGCCTGGGCTGGGCGCTGTTCTCCATCCTGGTGCCGGCGGTTGCCATCCTCTACATCTGGAACACGCTTGGCAGCCGCGACCAGGCCACGACCGGCATGAAGATCATGGGCATCCGGCTGGACAGGCTCGACGGCACCCGCATCGACGGCCTGACCGCGGTCGTGCATTCGGTGCTGTTCTGGGCCGCAAACGTCATCCTGACGCCGCTGGTGCTGCTGGTCACGCTGTTTTCCGATCGCAAACGCACGCTGCACGACCTGCTTCTCGGCACAGTCGTGACGCGCACCGATGTCTGA
- a CDS encoding arginyltransferase gives MTQHPTQSPQFFLTAPSPCPYLEGQFERKVFTHLVGDKAPEMNDLLTQGGFRRSQNIAYRPACESCRACVSVRILAQEFTASRNMRRVVQRNADLIGAMHDAQPSTEQYSLFRAYLDARHRRGGMSDMTVLDYAMMVEDTHVDTKIIEYRRRGPDTFITGKGQGELIAVALTDKMADGLSMVYSYFNPDFEDRSLGTFMILDHIARAKAMGLPHVYLGYWVNGSRKMNYKMRFMPQEHLGPKGWERYDHEAVSR, from the coding sequence ATGACGCAGCATCCGACCCAGTCGCCGCAGTTCTTCCTGACCGCGCCGTCGCCGTGCCCCTATCTGGAGGGCCAGTTCGAGCGCAAGGTGTTCACGCACCTTGTCGGCGACAAGGCGCCCGAGATGAACGACCTGTTGACCCAGGGCGGCTTCCGGCGCTCCCAGAACATTGCCTACCGGCCGGCTTGCGAATCCTGCCGCGCCTGCGTGTCGGTGCGGATCCTGGCGCAGGAGTTCACCGCCAGCCGCAACATGCGCCGCGTGGTCCAGCGCAATGCCGACCTGATCGGCGCCATGCATGACGCGCAGCCGTCGACCGAGCAGTATTCGCTGTTCCGCGCTTATCTCGACGCCCGCCACCGGCGCGGCGGCATGTCCGACATGACGGTGCTCGACTACGCAATGATGGTCGAGGACACCCATGTCGACACCAAGATCATCGAATACCGGCGCCGCGGCCCGGACACCTTCATCACCGGCAAGGGCCAGGGCGAGTTGATTGCGGTCGCGCTGACCGACAAGATGGCCGACGGGCTGTCGATGGTCTATTCCTACTTCAATCCCGATTTCGAGGACCGCTCACTCGGCACCTTCATGATCCTGGACCACATCGCCCGCGCCAAGGCGATGGGACTGCCCCACGTCTATCTCGGCTACTGGGTCAACGGCTCGCGCAAGATGAACTATAAGATGCGCTTCATGCCGCAGGAGCACCTCGGCCCGAAAGGCTGGGAACGCTACGACCACGAAGCGGTCAGTCGCTGA
- a CDS encoding DMT family transporter, with protein sequence MSSHHDHQKGLLLTAIGGVTLTVDIPLIRLAHGEAWTILLLRTGTTFLAGILIWMVWRSLSDRAPQLVPGRPGLAVATLYGLGSIAFITAVYHTSTADLVFILAFTTMFSALLSWLFLGERPRPATLAALALMIVGVAIIVGDSIGSGNLFGDIMALCSAFCIACAITISRASGKDMGFTSLVGVVLPFSVAAFMVSKTGFQVDAPWWIIFNGTVIMPVSFFCLANGPKYISGPEVAMFYLLETVFAPIWVWLIFAEAPSRNSLIGGTILIVTLIAHSLWQLHEGRKRRAALAVAYPA encoded by the coding sequence ATGTCCTCCCACCACGACCACCAGAAAGGCCTTCTGCTCACCGCCATCGGCGGCGTGACGCTGACCGTCGACATCCCGCTGATCAGGCTCGCCCATGGCGAAGCATGGACAATCCTTTTGCTGCGCACCGGCACCACTTTCCTTGCCGGGATCCTCATCTGGATGGTCTGGCGCTCGCTGAGCGACAGGGCGCCGCAACTGGTTCCCGGCCGGCCCGGCCTCGCGGTGGCAACGCTCTACGGCCTCGGCTCGATCGCCTTCATCACCGCCGTCTACCACACCTCGACCGCTGATCTCGTCTTCATCCTCGCCTTCACCACCATGTTCTCGGCGCTGCTGTCCTGGCTATTCCTCGGGGAAAGGCCACGGCCGGCGACGCTGGCGGCGCTGGCGCTGATGATCGTTGGCGTAGCCATCATCGTCGGCGACTCCATCGGCAGCGGAAATCTGTTCGGCGACATCATGGCCCTGTGCTCCGCGTTCTGCATCGCATGCGCGATCACCATCTCGCGCGCCAGCGGCAAGGACATGGGTTTCACCTCGCTTGTCGGAGTGGTGCTGCCGTTCTCGGTCGCCGCCTTCATGGTCTCGAAGACCGGCTTTCAGGTGGACGCACCGTGGTGGATCATCTTCAACGGCACCGTGATCATGCCGGTCTCGTTCTTCTGCCTGGCCAACGGGCCGAAATACATTTCCGGGCCGGAAGTGGCGATGTTCTATCTGCTGGAAACGGTGTTCGCCCCGATCTGGGTATGGCTGATCTTCGCCGAGGCGCCGTCACGCAACAGCCTGATCGGCGGGACGATCCTGATCGTGACGCTGATTGCCCATTCGCTCTGGCAGTTGCACGAAGGCCGCAAGCGCCGCGCGGCGCTTGCCGTGGCTTATCCGGCCTGA
- a CDS encoding AI-2E family transporter, whose translation MKRAEIQKPGQRLFGLSTPLRAAVIPPLSAARWLLVLIVAAGVYFFHGFLFPVLAALVIAFASWPLYRRLLVAVGGNRTIGATLAILFILTFLVVPIALAGTYAINELREWVVWAIETNRHGSATPQWIATMPVVGEWLNQQWTANLGHPGGIGELIQMVSGSNIGTIYRGALAAGGSAFGLLLTLLFMLIALFFAYRDGEAFAAQVDRLGERILPTRWERISRVVPATISSTVTGMTVIAIGEGLVLGVAYWLAGVPSPVTLGALTGIMALIPGGAPLSFTLVSIYLAASGKLFAGMALFIWGAVELFIVDKTLRPKLVGGPIKLPFLPTFFGLIGGVKTMGFLGLFIGPVLMALLVAIWREWLREVELMDELAPVADEADAPPQIEAAPEARKIQAG comes from the coding sequence TTGAAGCGGGCTGAAATCCAGAAGCCGGGGCAGCGCCTGTTCGGTCTGTCCACGCCGCTGAGAGCCGCCGTCATTCCGCCGCTGTCGGCGGCGCGCTGGCTCCTGGTGCTGATCGTTGCCGCCGGCGTCTATTTCTTCCACGGCTTCCTCTTCCCGGTGCTGGCGGCACTCGTCATAGCCTTTGCCAGCTGGCCACTCTACCGCAGGCTGCTCGTTGCCGTCGGCGGCAATCGCACCATCGGCGCGACGCTGGCCATCCTCTTCATCCTCACCTTCCTGGTGGTGCCGATCGCGCTTGCCGGGACCTACGCCATCAACGAGCTTCGCGAATGGGTGGTATGGGCGATCGAGACCAATCGGCATGGCTCAGCCACGCCGCAATGGATTGCCACCATGCCAGTCGTCGGCGAATGGCTGAACCAGCAGTGGACGGCCAATCTCGGCCATCCCGGCGGCATCGGCGAGCTGATCCAGATGGTGAGCGGCTCTAACATCGGCACCATCTACCGCGGCGCGCTGGCCGCTGGCGGCAGCGCCTTCGGCCTGCTGCTCACGCTCTTGTTCATGCTGATCGCGCTGTTCTTCGCCTATCGCGACGGCGAGGCCTTCGCGGCGCAGGTCGACCGCCTCGGCGAGCGCATCCTGCCGACCCGCTGGGAGCGGATCTCGCGCGTCGTGCCGGCGACCATCTCGTCCACCGTCACGGGCATGACCGTCATCGCCATCGGCGAAGGCCTGGTGCTGGGCGTCGCCTACTGGCTGGCCGGCGTGCCGTCGCCGGTGACGCTCGGCGCGCTGACCGGCATCATGGCGCTCATCCCCGGCGGCGCGCCGCTCTCCTTCACGCTGGTGTCGATCTATCTCGCCGCCAGCGGCAAGCTGTTTGCCGGCATGGCACTGTTCATCTGGGGCGCGGTCGAGCTCTTCATCGTCGACAAGACGCTGCGCCCGAAGCTGGTCGGCGGGCCGATCAAGCTGCCCTTCCTGCCGACCTTTTTCGGCCTGATCGGCGGCGTCAAGACGATGGGCTTCCTGGGCCTGTTCATCGGCCCGGTACTGATGGCGCTGCTGGTCGCCATCTGGCGCGAATGGCTGCGCGAGGTGGAGCTGATGGATGAGCTCGCGCCTGTCGCCGACGAAGCGGACGCACCGCCGCAAATCGAGGCGGCGCCCGAAGCCCGCAAGATTCAGGCCGGATAA
- the parC gene encoding DNA topoisomerase IV subunit A, translated as MGKRHLPPEDNGGGDNIEPVDLKEALEKRYLAYALSTIMHRALPDVRDGLKPVHRRIMHAMRLLRLNPDQGFAKCARIVGEVMGKFHPHGDQSIYDALVRLAQEFSMRYPLVDGQGNFGNIDGDNAAAMRYTESRMTEVATELLAGITEDAVDFRPTYNEEDEEPSVLPGAFPNLLANGSSGIAVGMATSIPPHNAAELCDAALHLIEHPDASVAKLMDFVQGPDFPTGGIIVDSRASILEAYETGRGGFRVRSKWGQEDQGRGTWSIVVTEIPYGVQKARLIEKIAELLMARKLPLLEDIRDESAEDIRIVLVPKSRTVDPGILMESLFKLTELESRFPLNMNVLSRGKVPNVLSLKGVLKEWLDHRRDVLIRRSKYRLGEIEKRLEILAGYLIAYLNIDEVIRIIREEDEPKQVMMARWSLTDNQAEAILNMRLRALRKLEEIEIRKEFDGLTEEKKQIEALLASDAKQWAMIKWQVAEIRKKFGPETDLGRRRTQFADAPEHDLTDIAHAMIEREPVTVVVSEKGWLRAMKGHLTDHSQLAFKEGDSLKLAFHAQTTDKILVFTTGGKFYTIGADRLPGGRGHGEPIRIIVDMENDQDIVTAFVHDPKRKLLLVSYDANGFVVSEEEVVANTRKGKQVMNVKAPDEAKRCVPVAGDHLAIVGENRKMLIFPLAEIPEMARGKGVRLQKYKDGGVLDLKTFALETGLTWQDSADRTFTRSREELAEWIGARAAAGRMVPKGFPRTGKFG; from the coding sequence ATGGGAAAAAGGCATTTGCCGCCTGAAGACAATGGCGGCGGCGACAACATCGAACCGGTCGATCTGAAGGAAGCGCTCGAGAAGCGCTACCTGGCCTATGCGTTGTCGACCATCATGCACCGGGCGCTGCCGGATGTGCGCGACGGACTGAAGCCGGTCCATCGCCGCATCATGCATGCCATGCGGCTCCTGCGGCTCAATCCCGACCAGGGCTTTGCCAAATGCGCGCGCATCGTCGGCGAGGTGATGGGTAAGTTCCATCCGCATGGCGACCAGTCGATCTATGACGCGCTGGTGCGCCTCGCGCAGGAATTTTCCATGCGCTACCCGCTGGTTGACGGCCAGGGCAATTTCGGCAACATCGACGGCGATAACGCCGCCGCCATGCGCTACACCGAATCGCGCATGACGGAGGTGGCGACCGAGCTGCTCGCCGGCATCACCGAGGATGCCGTCGACTTCCGGCCGACCTACAACGAAGAGGACGAGGAGCCGTCGGTTCTTCCCGGCGCCTTCCCGAACCTGCTCGCCAACGGCTCGTCCGGCATTGCCGTCGGCATGGCGACCTCGATCCCGCCGCACAACGCCGCCGAGCTTTGCGACGCGGCACTCCATCTGATCGAGCATCCGGACGCGTCCGTGGCGAAGCTGATGGATTTCGTCCAAGGGCCGGATTTCCCGACCGGCGGCATTATCGTCGACAGCCGCGCCTCGATCCTAGAAGCCTATGAGACGGGCCGCGGCGGTTTCCGCGTGCGCTCCAAATGGGGCCAGGAGGATCAGGGCAGGGGCACCTGGAGCATCGTCGTCACCGAAATCCCCTACGGTGTCCAGAAGGCCAGGCTGATCGAGAAGATCGCCGAGCTCTTGATGGCGCGCAAGCTGCCGCTGCTCGAGGACATCCGCGACGAGAGCGCGGAGGACATCCGTATCGTGCTGGTGCCGAAGAGCCGCACCGTCGATCCCGGCATCCTGATGGAATCGCTGTTCAAGCTCACCGAGCTCGAAAGCCGCTTCCCGCTCAACATGAACGTGCTGTCGCGCGGCAAGGTGCCGAACGTGCTCTCGCTCAAGGGCGTGCTGAAGGAGTGGCTCGACCACCGCCGCGACGTCCTTATCCGCCGCTCGAAATATCGGCTGGGCGAGATTGAGAAGCGCCTGGAAATCCTCGCTGGCTACCTGATCGCCTATCTCAACATCGACGAGGTGATCAGGATCATCCGCGAGGAGGATGAGCCAAAGCAGGTGATGATGGCCCGCTGGTCGCTCACCGACAACCAGGCCGAAGCCATCCTCAACATGCGGTTGCGCGCCCTGCGCAAGCTCGAGGAAATCGAGATCCGCAAGGAATTCGATGGCCTCACGGAAGAGAAGAAGCAGATCGAGGCCCTGCTGGCGTCCGACGCCAAGCAGTGGGCAATGATCAAATGGCAAGTCGCCGAAATCCGAAAGAAGTTCGGACCCGAGACCGATCTCGGCAGACGCCGCACCCAGTTCGCCGATGCGCCCGAGCATGACCTGACCGACATTGCCCATGCGATGATCGAACGCGAGCCGGTCACCGTCGTCGTCTCCGAAAAGGGCTGGCTGCGCGCGATGAAGGGGCATCTGACCGACCATTCGCAGCTTGCCTTCAAGGAAGGCGACAGCCTGAAGCTCGCCTTCCACGCCCAGACCACGGACAAGATCCTGGTCTTCACCACCGGCGGCAAATTCTACACCATCGGCGCCGACCGGCTGCCGGGCGGGCGCGGCCACGGCGAGCCGATCCGCATCATCGTCGACATGGAGAACGACCAGGACATCGTCACCGCCTTCGTGCACGATCCGAAGCGCAAGCTGCTCCTGGTCTCCTACGACGCCAACGGCTTCGTCGTCTCCGAGGAAGAGGTCGTGGCCAACACCCGCAAGGGCAAGCAGGTGATGAACGTCAAGGCCCCTGACGAGGCCAAGCGCTGCGTTCCGGTCGCCGGCGACCATCTCGCCATCGTCGGCGAGAACCGCAAGATGCTGATCTTCCCGCTCGCTGAGATCCCCGAGATGGCGCGCGGCAAGGGCGTGCGGCTGCAGAAATACAAGGACGGCGGCGTGCTGGACCTGAAGACCTTCGCGCTGGAAACGGGACTGACCTGGCAGGACTCCGCCGACCGCACCTTCACCAGGTCGCGCGAGGAACTGGCCGAGTGGATCGGTGCCCGCGCCGCCGCCGGCCGCATGGTGCCGAAGGGCTTCCCGAGGACGGGGAAATTCGGGTAG
- the aspS gene encoding aspartate--tRNA ligase produces MTMHRYRSHTCAQLRKSDVGNSVRLSGWVHRVRDHGGLLFIDLRDHYGLTQIVADPDSPAFKIAETVRGEWVIRVDGEVKARLPETVNPNLPTGEIEIFAREIEVLSAAKELPLPVFGEPEYPEDIRLKYRFLDLRRETLHKNIVARTRIIAEMRRRMGEVGFTEFSTPILTASSPEGARDFLVPSRIHPGTFYALPQAPQQYKQLIMVSGFDRYFQIAPCFRDEDPRADRLPGEFYQLDLEMSFVEQDDVLSAMEPVLRGVFETFADGKPVTQKFRRIAYDEAMRTYGTDKPDLRNPIEMQAVSDHFRDSGFKVFANILANDPKAEVWAIPAKTGGSRAFCDRMNSWAQSEGQPGLGYIFWRKEGDKLEGAGPIAKNIGEERTEAVRQQLGVADGDAAFFVAGDPKKFVAFAGAARTRAGEELNLVDRDRFELCWIVDFPFFEWNEEEKRIDFAHNPFSMPQGGIEALGGEDLLGIKAFQYDMVCNGFEIASGGIRNHLPETMVKAFETVGLDRATVEERFGGLYRAFQYGAPPHGGMAAGIDRIVMLLVGAKNLREVTMFPMNQQAYDLLMNAPSEATPQQLRELSLRVAVAKKEG; encoded by the coding sequence ATGACAATGCATCGTTACCGCAGCCATACCTGTGCCCAGTTGAGAAAGAGCGACGTCGGCAATTCCGTCCGCCTGTCGGGCTGGGTGCATCGCGTGCGCGACCATGGCGGGCTGCTCTTCATCGATTTGCGCGACCACTACGGCCTGACCCAGATCGTCGCCGATCCGGATTCTCCGGCCTTCAAGATCGCCGAGACCGTGCGCGGCGAGTGGGTGATCCGCGTCGACGGCGAGGTCAAGGCGCGCCTGCCGGAGACCGTCAACCCCAACCTGCCGACCGGCGAGATCGAGATTTTCGCGCGCGAGATCGAGGTGCTGTCGGCGGCCAAGGAGCTGCCTCTGCCGGTATTCGGCGAGCCTGAATACCCCGAGGACATCCGCCTGAAATACCGCTTCCTCGACTTGCGCCGCGAGACGCTGCACAAGAACATCGTGGCGCGCACCAGGATCATCGCCGAGATGCGCAGGCGCATGGGCGAGGTGGGCTTCACCGAATTCTCGACGCCGATCCTGACCGCATCCTCGCCCGAGGGCGCGCGCGACTTCCTGGTGCCCTCGCGCATCCATCCCGGCACCTTCTACGCGCTGCCGCAGGCGCCGCAGCAGTACAAGCAGTTGATCATGGTCTCCGGCTTCGACCGCTATTTCCAGATCGCGCCCTGCTTCCGCGACGAGGACCCGCGTGCCGACCGTCTGCCCGGCGAGTTCTACCAGCTCGACCTCGAGATGAGCTTCGTCGAGCAGGACGACGTGCTCTCCGCCATGGAGCCGGTGCTTCGCGGTGTGTTCGAGACCTTCGCCGACGGCAAGCCGGTGACCCAGAAGTTCCGGCGCATTGCCTACGACGAGGCGATGCGCACCTACGGCACCGACAAGCCGGACCTGCGCAACCCGATCGAGATGCAGGCGGTCTCCGACCACTTCCGCGATTCCGGCTTCAAGGTCTTCGCCAACATCCTGGCCAACGACCCCAAGGCCGAAGTCTGGGCCATTCCCGCCAAGACCGGCGGCAGCCGCGCCTTTTGCGACCGCATGAACTCATGGGCGCAGAGCGAGGGCCAGCCGGGCCTCGGCTACATCTTCTGGCGCAAGGAGGGCGACAAGCTTGAAGGCGCCGGTCCGATCGCCAAGAACATCGGCGAGGAGCGCACCGAAGCCGTCCGCCAGCAGCTCGGCGTTGCCGACGGCGATGCCGCCTTCTTCGTTGCCGGCGATCCGAAAAAGTTCGTCGCCTTCGCGGGTGCCGCACGCACCCGCGCCGGCGAGGAATTGAACCTCGTCGACCGCGACCGCTTCGAACTGTGCTGGATCGTCGACTTCCCCTTCTTCGAGTGGAACGAAGAGGAGAAGAGGATCGACTTCGCCCACAACCCGTTCTCGATGCCGCAGGGCGGCATCGAGGCGCTCGGTGGCGAGGACCTGCTCGGCATCAAGGCGTTCCAGTACGACATGGTCTGCAACGGCTTCGAGATCGCTTCCGGCGGCATCCGCAACCACCTGCCGGAAACAATGGTCAAGGCCTTCGAGACGGTCGGGCTCGATCGCGCGACCGTCGAGGAGCGCTTCGGCGGTCTCTATCGCGCCTTCCAGTATGGCGCGCCCCCGCATGGCGGCATGGCCGCCGGTATCGACCGCATCGTCATGCTGCTGGTCGGCGCCAAGAACCTGCGCGAAGTTACCATGTTCCCGATGAACCAGCAGGCCTATGACCTCTTGATGAACGCCCCGTCGGAAGCCACTCCGCAGCAGCTTCGCGAACTGTCGCTGCGCGTCGCGGTGGCGAAGAAGGAAGGTTAG
- a CDS encoding DeoR/GlpR family DNA-binding transcription regulator, which yields MLTEERHQFIRDRLAAEGKVLAGELASRFGVSEDTVRRDLRELAKAGQLRRVYGGAVASAPFAAATISERSGHAVEEKMRLAKAAAGVLTSGQTLFIDGGTTNEAIARAIPRDIELTVATNSLGVASALADLPLVDLIMLGGRYVRDLGTCVGGDTLAAVAQLGADLFFLGSCGLDASRGVTAFDSAEAEVKRAMARNSAGIVIAATIDKLATAAPYRVAAADAIRHLVVEKTAPAAILADFQRQGAEIRFA from the coding sequence ATGCTGACCGAGGAACGACACCAATTCATTCGCGACCGGCTGGCAGCCGAAGGAAAAGTTTTGGCAGGCGAGCTCGCCAGCCGCTTTGGGGTTTCGGAAGATACGGTTCGCCGTGATCTGCGCGAGCTGGCGAAAGCCGGGCAGTTGCGCCGGGTTTACGGGGGCGCGGTCGCGTCAGCGCCCTTTGCGGCGGCAACCATCAGCGAGCGCAGCGGCCATGCGGTCGAGGAGAAGATGCGCCTGGCGAAAGCCGCCGCTGGCGTGCTGACCTCGGGGCAGACCCTGTTCATCGACGGCGGCACGACCAATGAGGCGATCGCGAGGGCAATCCCGCGTGATATCGAGTTGACCGTGGCCACCAATTCGCTCGGTGTTGCGTCGGCACTCGCCGATCTTCCCCTGGTCGATCTGATCATGCTCGGCGGCCGATACGTCCGCGACCTCGGCACCTGCGTCGGTGGTGACACGCTTGCCGCCGTGGCTCAGCTCGGCGCCGATCTGTTCTTTCTCGGCTCCTGCGGGCTCGATGCCTCGCGCGGCGTCACCGCCTTCGATTCGGCGGAGGCTGAGGTCAAGCGCGCCATGGCCAGGAACAGCGCCGGCATCGTCATCGCCGCCACCATCGACAAGCTCGCCACAGCGGCGCCTTATCGTGTCGCGGCAGCGGATGCGATCCGTCACCTTGTGGTCGAAAAGACAGCGCCGGCCGCCATCCTCGCCGATTTCCAGCGACAGGGCGCCGAAATCCGCTTCGCGTGA
- a CDS encoding MFS transporter: MTFGLKLAPQHRVYAGFAIYSFAMGNIFPRLPDIKRAMAIEDGTLGLSLIGTPIGTLTALTLATPVLERVGFRRALLWLVPLIALVYSIAVHAPGPVALFLLLLPVGLMIGSVEIILNVEADRTEFLLKRRIMNRAHSFWSAGFFGAGLFGGAMAHLGLSPQLHLALVVPMVAVSMTLLLGGFEPAPARFANSGDKPPMLARPTLPILVLVAVTLSAMLLEGASIDWSAIYMRTVFDSGPFVAGFTVALFAFSQATTRFFADSFVDRHSPSGVARVLLATMAAGVLIVFFSPLPFVSMLGFALLGIGSSAIFPLAISAAAQRTDRPAAINVAALSQISFIAFLLGPPLLGFVSDHWGIRSAYGIGIPFIALSLLTAGSLGRRPAAESISAIPGETPSTVVQEMEIRAGRA, translated from the coding sequence ATGACCTTTGGCTTGAAACTCGCCCCTCAGCACCGCGTCTATGCCGGTTTCGCGATCTATTCCTTCGCCATGGGCAACATTTTCCCGCGCCTGCCGGACATAAAGCGCGCCATGGCGATCGAGGATGGCACGCTCGGGCTCAGCCTGATCGGGACACCGATCGGCACCTTGACGGCGCTGACCCTGGCGACTCCTGTCCTGGAGCGCGTCGGCTTTCGCCGGGCGCTGCTTTGGCTCGTGCCGCTGATCGCGCTTGTCTATTCCATCGCCGTGCATGCGCCGGGACCGGTCGCGCTGTTCCTGCTGCTGCTGCCGGTCGGGCTGATGATCGGCAGCGTCGAGATCATCCTGAATGTCGAGGCCGACAGGACAGAGTTCCTGCTCAAGCGCCGCATCATGAACCGGGCGCACTCCTTCTGGAGCGCGGGCTTCTTCGGCGCCGGGCTGTTCGGCGGCGCGATGGCGCATCTCGGCCTGTCGCCGCAGCTCCATCTGGCGCTGGTGGTGCCCATGGTGGCGGTTTCGATGACGCTGCTTCTCGGCGGCTTCGAGCCGGCGCCCGCCCGCTTCGCCAACTCCGGCGACAAGCCGCCGATGTTGGCGCGGCCGACGCTGCCGATCCTCGTCCTCGTCGCGGTGACGCTTTCGGCGATGCTCCTGGAAGGCGCCAGCATAGACTGGTCGGCGATCTACATGCGCACGGTGTTCGATTCCGGTCCGTTCGTCGCCGGCTTCACCGTGGCGCTGTTCGCCTTCTCGCAGGCAACCACGCGCTTCTTCGCCGACTCCTTCGTCGACCGCCATTCGCCAAGCGGCGTGGCGCGCGTGCTGCTGGCAACGATGGCGGCCGGCGTGCTCATCGTCTTCTTCTCGCCGCTGCCGTTCGTCTCGATGCTGGGCTTTGCCCTGCTGGGCATCGGCAGCAGCGCGATCTTCCCGCTGGCGATCTCGGCGGCGGCGCAACGGACGGATCGGCCGGCGGCGATCAACGTCGCGGCGCTTTCGCAGATCTCCTTCATCGCCTTCCTGCTCGGTCCGCCGCTGCTCGGCTTCGTATCGGACCATTGGGGCATCCGCTCCGCCTACGGAATCGGCATTCCCTTCATCGCGCTCAGCCTGCTGACCGCGGGCTCGCTCGGCCGGCGGCCGGCCGCAGAGAGCATCAGTGCGATTCCGGGCGAGACGCCGTCGACGGTCGTGCAGGAGATGGAAATACGGGCCGGTAGAGCTTAG